CTTATAGCCACACATTCCGCCGTAAATATTGAGGAATCTTTATGGATGCTTCTGGTTGTTAAGATGTTTAAGTCCTTGCACATGCAGGCACTTCCTACAGAAGGTGATTCTTTTGATTTGCTTCCATCGGTGTAGATTGCATGAGAATTTTCTTCGGTGGTCAGCTGGTCAATTAGGGTGTTTGGGTTTCCTGTACGTACTAGGGTTTTGCCAAATTCTGTGTTGATGTTTATGTTCTTTATGAGAGCGTAGTAGTCTGTACGATGGATAGGATAGTAGTCTGTAGAAAATATGTGTCCGGTTATGTTCTTAGAGTTACCTATCCAGGATAGTAGGATACGGTTGCTAAAGTTCCGTTTTTTGTTCCTGCTGGCTAAAATTTTACTGCAGCGGGAAATGGTTTCATGGACTAACAGCTTCCTGTTGGAGAGGACTTTGTGCAGGTATCGGTTGCACAGAAATTTGGAGCGCTCTTGGAGGAGGTGGAGCTTGAATTCTGATAGGAGGATGTTGGTGGGGGTGCTGGTTCTATAGCCAAGGGCTGCTCTTATTGCTGCATATTGGATTTTTTCCAGTTTTACTATGTTTTTGGCTTGTGTTGGAAAGTAAATGAAACACCCATGATCTAGAATTGAACGTACAAAGCTCTTGTACAAAGTTATTAGGATGTCCGGATCGGCACCCCACCATGTGCCccttacaaattttattatgttCATGGCTCTCGAGCACTTTTTTTTCTGTAGTCGAAGAGTATACCTAGGAAGCGGATATATTCACTTGATTTAATTACTGTGTCTTTTATTGTTATTTCAGTTTGGCCTGGTTTGATATTGTGTTTGTTGAAGTGTACGAAGGTTGTTTTGTGGGTTAAAAGTTCCAAGCCCAAATTCAGCAGTTTGTCATATATACGTGAGATTGTCTTTTCAAGGAGCTTCTTGTTTTTGCTATAAACTGCAATATCATCTGCAAATTTGCTGATTGTGACACCCTTAGGTATGTTCTCGGCTATTGTTGATACGTATATATTGAAGAGAATGGGGCTTAGAACCCCCCCTTGCGGTACCCCTTTGTACACTTTCCTGGGATTGATTCCTGTGGCCTCTGTGAAGATCAATCTTTCAAATGTTAGGTGTTGGATAAATTTAACTAGAGAGGCGGGGCAGCCTACCTTGGCTAGCTGACTGAGGAGTATGTCTATGTTTACGTTGTCGAAGGCGCTGTTAATGTCTAAGAATACCGCTAACAGGTCTTTTTTGTTGCTGGAGGCTTCTTCTATGCTAATAGTGAGATTGATTAGGTTGTCAGCAGTAGAGTGACCTTTTCGGAACCCGGATTGAGCCCTGGGGAGAAAATTATTGTGTTCTATCCACCAGTCCAGTTTGTTTTTTACTAGGGATTCGAAGAGTTTGCAGAGGCAAGATGTAAGGGAGATGGGTCTGACGCTTTTACCGTCCGGTTTATTGATGAAGTGAATGTACGATTTTTTCCACTCTTCTGGGTAGTTGTTCGTGCCGTACATCTCGTTATACAGATCCAGAAGAATGAGTTTGAATTTGATGGGGATTCTTTTGATAGTTTCGTAGTCTATCCCGTCGATGCCAGGAGCTGAGTGACTGGACTTGTTTTGCAGAGCACTGTTGAATTCCGCAAAGTCAAATGGAGAGCTTAGGAAGTCGTTTTCGTCACAAACTGGAAAGCTACGTGGATCGTTGGGGACCCAGGGGGGGCTGATTTTGTTCAGGGCTTCGGTGATTTTATTATTCCATTGGTGGCTCTCGGATGTGTGGGTTGATGTGATTTTGACCCACTTGTTTTTTAGGATCTTACTGGTATTCCAGACATAGGTTTTGTTGGAAGCGAAACTTAGTTTTTCTGCAAAGGCTT
This region of Osmia lignaria lignaria isolate PbOS001 chromosome 10, iyOsmLign1, whole genome shotgun sequence genomic DNA includes:
- the LOC117610666 gene encoding uncharacterized protein LOC117610666, with amino-acid sequence MYGTNNYPEEWKKSYIHFINKPDGKSVRPISLTSCLCKLFESLVKNKLDWWIEHNNFLPRAQSGFRKGHSTADNLINLTISIEEASSNKKDLLAVFLDINSAFDNVNIDILLSQLAKVGCPASLVKFIQHLTFERLIFTEATGINPRKVYKGVPQGGVLSPILFNIYVSTIAENIPKGVTISKFADDIAVYSKNKKLLEKTISRIYDKLLNLGLELLTHKTTFVHFNKHNIKPGQTEITIKDTVIKSNYYPIHRTDYYALIKNININTEFGKTLVRTGNPNTLIDQLTTEENSHAIYTDGSKSKESPSVGSACMCKDLNILTTRSIHKDSSIFTAECVAISDAMDIALKHPNRKFLIFTDSLSVLLALTHPTASIKTNPYILEIKRKISELCVKAQNSNPIKLYWIPGHKGIRGNEEADQLAKAAANLAPTDRTKIPFTDLSKQAKTIATNTTRDIITQLGLTKGKNYFTHFHNNHAKPWFTGRNLKRETITVVNRCRAGHYNLAHFLTRINIVNDPKCQCGYERQDIGHVFWQCSLLDDQRKDLICKLQKLSYHLPLSCNILLQNPTTAICNIIQSFLKSCNLSI